One genomic segment of Brassica napus cultivar Da-Ae chromosome A3, Da-Ae, whole genome shotgun sequence includes these proteins:
- the LOC106443008 gene encoding uncharacterized protein LOC106443008, which translates to MKSTVVIFLMYLLFVVPCFVAIASENTDSEVYEIDYRGPETHNSRPSPETSHGKPPFIHHKTSAAGSASTYVGGQN; encoded by the exons ATGAAGTCGACCGTCGTGATTTTTCTCATGTACCTTCTCTTTGTTGTGCCTTGCTTTGTCGCTATAG CATCGGAAAATACGGATTCGGAGGTGTACGAGATCGATTACAGGGGGCCAGAGACACATAACTCTAGACCTTCGCCGGAGACTTCACACGGCAAGCCACCGTTCATCCACCATAAAACTTCCGCCGCTGGATCCGCCAGTACTTATGTTGGAGGGCAGA ACTAG
- the LOC106428817 gene encoding L-type lectin-domain containing receptor kinase VIII.2: protein MLKLPPRFLSVYSTLIHILASLLCSSSDVRGDFPATRFDLGTLSLSTLKLLGDAHLNNGTIKLTRELPVPTSTAGKALYGKPIRFRHPETQSPASFSTYFSFTVTNLNPSSIGGGLAFVISPDGESIGSAGGFLGLTGESGSGSGFVAVEFDTLMDVEFKDVNGNHVGLDLNDVVSAAVADLGNVEIDLKSGNSVNSWITYDGSGRVLTVYVSYSNVKPKSPVLSVPLNLDRYVSDSMFVGFSGSTQGSTEIHSIDWWSFASSFDSSESSPPPLSGEPPSSPPSSPSLSTPTSRIKPADPSSPCRNKLCKKSPAAVAGVVTAGAFFLALFAGAMIWLYSKKIKYTRKSESFSSEIMKSPREFTYKELKLATDSFSTTRVIGNGAFGTVYKGILPGSGEIIAVKRCSHVSQGNTEFLSELSLIGTLRHRNLLRLQGYCREKGEILLIYDLMPNGSLDKALHESPTTLPWPHRRKILLGVASALAYLHQECENQIIHRDVKTSNVMLDASFNPKLGDFGLARQTEHDKSPDATAAAGTMGYLAPEYLLTGRATEKTDVFSYGAVVLEVTTGRRPITRAEANPGLRPGFKTGSSLVDWVWGLYREGRLLTAVDERLSDGELNPEEVNRVLMVGLACSQPDPVTRPSMRTVVQILVGEADVPEVPMARPSPSLSFSTSELLLTLQDSASDCNEALAPVSTTSCSSSEHDIFIVGKDRSV, encoded by the coding sequence atgtTGAAACTCCCACCGAGATTCCTCTCCGTTTACTCGACTCTCATCCACATTCTCGCTTCTCTCCTCTGCTCCTCCTCCGACGTCAGAGGCGACTTTCCGGCGACCAGATTCGATCTCGGCACCTTGTCTCTCTCCACCCTCAAGCTCCTCGGCGACGCTCATCTCAACAACGGAACCATAAAGCTCACCCGCGAGCTCCCCGTCCCGACTTCCACCGCCGGAAAAGCTCTCTACGGAAAACCGATTAGATTCCGGCACCCGGAGACTCAATCTCCGGCGAGCTTCTCCACGTACTTCTCGTTCACGGTGACGAACCTCAACCCTTCCTCGATCGGCGGCGGATTGGCTTTCGTAATCTCCCCCGACGGAGAATCCATCGGATCCGCCGGCGGGTTTCTCGGTCTAACCGGAGAATCcggatccgggtcgggtttTGTCGCGGTGGAGTTCGACACGCTGATGGATGTGGAATTCAAAGACGTGAACGGGAACCACGTGGGGCTGGAtctaaacgacgtcgtttcggCCGCAGTAGCGGATCTGGGAAACGTCGAGATCGATCTCAAGAGCGGGAACTCCGTGAACTCGTGGATCACTTACGACGGATCGGGCCGGGTCTTAACGGTTTACGTCTCTTACTCAAACGTTAAACCGAAATCGCCGGTTTTGTCGGTTCCGTTAAATCTAGATCGGTACGTCAGCGATTCGATGTTCGTTGGATTCTCCGGTTCAACGCAGGGAAGCACGGAGATTCACAGCATCGACTGGTGGAGCTTCGCTTCCTCTTTCGATTCATCGGAATCTTCTCCGCCGCCGTTGTCCGGTGAGCCACCGTCTTCGCCGCCGTCTTCTCCTTCACTCTCTACACCCACCTCCCGGATTAAACCCGCCGATCCGTCTTCTCCTTGCCGTAACAAACTCTGCAAAAAATCCCCCGCCGCCGTCGCCGGAGTAGTAACCGCCGGCGCATTTTTCTTAGCGCTATTCGCCGGAGCGATGATCTGGCTCTACTCCAAAAAGATCAAATACACTCGAAAGAGCGAATCCTTCTCATCGGAGATCATGAAATCGCCGAGGGAGTTCACATACAAGGAGCTGAAGCTAGCCACCGACAGCTTCAGCACCACTCGAGTGATCGGAAACGGCGCGTTCGGCACCGTCTACAAAGGTATCTTACCAGGCTCCGGCGAAATCATCGCGGTCAAAAGATGCAGCCACGTCTCTCAAGGCAACACCGAGTTCTTATCGGAGCTATCGTTGATCGGAACTCTCCGTCATCGGAATCTTCTCCGTCTTCAAGGCTACTGCAGAGAAAAGGGAGAGATTCTGCTGATCTACGATCTGATGCCCAACGGATCTTTAGATAAAGCATTGCACGAGTCTCCGACGACGTTACCGTGGCCTCACCGGAGGAAGATCCTCCTCGGAGTCGCTTCCGCTCTGGCTTACTTGCATCAAGAGTGCGAGAATCAGATCATTCATCGTGATGTTAAGACGAGCAACGTTATGCTCGACGCGAGTTTTAATCCCAAGTTAGGCGATTTCGGACTCGCTAGGCAAACGGAGCACGATAAGTCGCCGGACGCGACGGCTGCCGCCGGTACGATGGGGTATTTAGCGCCGGAGTATTTGCTTACCGGTCGAGCGACGGAGAAAACCGACGTTTTCAGCTACGGAGCCGTTGTTTTGGAAGTAACCACTGGTAGAAGGCCCATAACCCGAGCCGAGGCTAATCCCGGTTTGCGACCCGGTTTCAAAACCGGGTCGAGTTTGGTTGATTGGGTTTGGGGGTTGTATAGAGAAGGGAGGCTTTTGACGGCGGTGGATGAGCGGTTGAGCGACGGAGAGCTTAACCCGGAGGAGGTTAATCGGGTATTGATGGTGGGCCTTGCTTGTTCACAACCCGACCCGGTAACCCGGCCTAGTATGAGGACTGTGGTCCAGATTCTGGTTGGGGAAGCTGATGTGCCGGAGGTTCCGATGGCGAGACCGTCGCCGTCTTTGAGCTTTAGTACGTCGGAGTTATTGCTTACCTTACAAGACAGTGCATCAGACTGTAATGAAGCTTTGGCCCCGGTCTCGACGACTTCTTGTTCCTCGTCCGAACATGACATCTTCATTGTCGGCAAGGATCGATcggtttaa
- the LOC106428807 gene encoding zinc finger protein JACKDAW: MQMIPGDPFSISSSMGGFVHQEQHIHHLQQHIPELNPNSNSNPSAKPNSSSAKKKRNQPGNPDPDADVIALSPTTLMATNRFVCEICNKGFQRDQNLQLHRRGHNLPWKLKQRSNKEVIKKKVYICPIKTCVHHDSSRALGDLTGIKKHYSRKHGEKKYKCEKCSKKYAVQSDWKAHAKTCGTREYKCDCGTLFSRKDSFITHRAFCDALTEEGARMSSLSNNPAISTTTSLNFANDSHVINNPNLPHGFVHRGVHHPDINAAISQFGLGFGHDLSEMHTQGSSEMVQMASTGNHHLFPLSSSSFLSDFSDHHYNQQFEIPTTSTNPNLTLSSSSTSQQISASLPSLHQQHQTLKDSSFSPLFSSSSDKKQNKPLSPMSATALLQKAAQMGSTRSNSTTVPSLFAGPTMASSSSAASPPRSSSPMTIQQQLNNFNHNLAPPTSGVTTSSVDNNNPFQSNRSGLNPAQQMGLTRDFLGVSNENHPHQTGRHPFLPQELARFAPLG, encoded by the exons ATGCAGATGATTCCAGGAGATCCATTTTCTATTTCATCTTCCATGGGAGGCTTTGTCCATCAAGAACAGCATATTCATCATCTTCAGCAGCACATCCCTGAACTTAACCCTAATTCCAACTCAAACCCTAGTGCAAAACCAAATTCGTCATCAGccaagaagaagagaaatcaACCTGGCAACCCAG ATCCAGATGCGGATGTCATCGCTCTATCGCCAACAACCCTCATGGCGACAAACAGATTCGTCTGCGAGATCTGCAACAAAGGGTTTCAAAGGGATCAGAACTTACAACTCCATCGCCGTGGCCACAACCTTCCATGGAAGCTGAAGCAACGGTCCAACAAAGAGGTGATAAAGAAGAAAGTATACATATGTCCTATCAAGACTTGTGTTCACCATGATTCCTCTAGGGCCCTTGGAGACCTCACTGGGATCAAGAAGCACTATAGCCGCAAGCACGGGGAAAAGAAGTATAAGTGCGAAAAATGTTCTAAGAAATATGCTGTTCAATCTGATTGGAAGGCGCACGCGAAAACTTGTGGCACTCGTGAGTATAAGTGCGACTGTGGCACGTTGTTCTCCAG GAAAGATAGTTTCATCACACACAGAGCATTCTGCGACGCATTAACAGAAGAAGGAGCGAGAATGAGCTCACTTAGTAACAATCCGGCGATCTCTACAACAACAAGTCTTAATTTTGCAAATGATTCACATGTTATAAATAATCCAAATCTTCCCCATGGATTTGTCCACCGAGGAGTTCATCATCCAGACATTAATGCAGCTATCTCTCaatttggtttagggtttggacaTGACCTAAGCGAAATGCATACGCAAG GTTCATCCGAAATGGTACAAATGGCCTCCACCGGGAACCACCACCTCTTCCCCTTGTCTTCATCATCATTCCTCTCTGATTTCTCGGACCACCACTACAACCAACAGTTCGAAATTCCCACGACTtccacaaaccctaatctcacCTTATCATCATCCTCAACATCACAACAAATCTCAGCTTCACTCCCATCACTACATCAACAACACCAAACCCTGAAAGACTCTTCTTTCTCCCcactcttctcctcctcctccgacaaaaaacaaaacaagccTCTTTCTCCAATGTCTGCCACTGCTCTCTTGCAAAAAGCTGCACAAATGGGATCCACTAGAAGCAACTCCACCACCGTTCCGTCCTTATTCGCCGGCCCAACAATGGCTTCATCCTCGTCTGCCGCTTCTCCTCCTCGATCATCTTCTCCAATGACGATCCAACAACAACTCAACAACTTCAACCACAATCTTGCTCCTCCTACCAGTGGTGTAACCACGAGTAGTGTCGATAATAATAATCCATTTCAATCAAATCGGTCAGGTTTAAACCCGGCTCAACAGATGGGTTTAACCCGGGATTTTCTTGGAGTGAGCAACGAGAATCACCCTCACCAAACGGGTCGCCATCCGTTTTTGCCTCAAGAACTCGCAAGGTTTGCTCCATTGGGTTGA